In Methylacidiphilum infernorum V4, a single window of DNA contains:
- a CDS encoding cysteine hydrolase family protein: MWESPCVVVVDMLEDFVRGKLAAREALKIIDPIRDLTSMARSMQKPVIYVGDAHFPHDPEIAIWGEHAMKGSEGASVIKELAPLPGDIVLEKRTYSGFRETGLDLILRSLKIDCLILVGLHTHLCIRHTAADAFFLNYPIVIPVDCVCAFSTQEHESALEYLHKFYGAELTTSQSLRERWKT; the protein is encoded by the coding sequence ATGTGGGAAAGCCCATGTGTAGTTGTTGTAGACATGCTTGAAGATTTTGTTCGGGGCAAGCTTGCGGCAAGGGAAGCTTTAAAGATTATTGACCCGATAAGAGATTTAACCTCCATGGCCCGTTCAATGCAGAAGCCAGTGATTTACGTCGGTGACGCCCATTTTCCCCATGATCCAGAAATTGCCATCTGGGGAGAACATGCCATGAAAGGATCCGAAGGAGCTTCGGTGATCAAGGAACTAGCCCCTTTGCCGGGAGATATTGTTCTAGAGAAAAGAACTTATAGTGGATTTAGGGAAACGGGCCTAGACTTGATCTTAAGATCTTTAAAAATCGATTGCCTCATATTGGTCGGTCTTCATACCCATCTCTGTATAAGGCATACCGCAGCAGATGCCTTTTTTTTGAATTATCCTATTGTAATTCCTGTAGATTGCGTCTGTGCTTTTAGTACCCAGGAACATGAAAGTGCACTGGAATATCTTCACAAGTTTTATGGGGCTGAACTGACCACCTCTCAATCCCTTAGAGAAAGATGGAAAACCTAA